The genomic interval TACCTGCAGTTGGTCGACCCTACTGCCGCATACATAGTAGATCTTGCACCATTTGGCAACGCTGTCTCTCCAATCGCGTTGGCAGACATGACTTATGATCCTACAACAAATTTGTTATATGGAGTAGTAAGTCCGACAGCCACTAACGCATTTAAGATTGCATCGTTGAATCCTGTAACAGGCACAGTAACTTACAGCGCCACAGCTATTACAGGCAGCACCATACAAACGGAGACAAATGCTTTCGGAAGTGTATTCAACGACATAAACAACAATGTATTCTATGCATTTGCAAATGCACTAGGCAAATATTACAGAATAGATTTAGCCACTAATACGGCGACATTATTGTCTTCATCAGCTTCAGCCAATAACAACGACGGAGCAAGCTGTCCAACTGCGGTTCTTAGTTATGCAATTAGTGGCAATGTATTTAACGATGCCAATGGTTTAAACCCAACGCCAACAAACACAGTTGATGGGTTAGGGACTAATGCAGGTGGACTAAATGCCATCTTATATGATATCAGCACAGGTAGAGTAGCTGCAATAACTCCGGTGAATGCGGACGGTACATATAGTTTTGGAGCAACACCAGGCGATAATTATAGTGTTTATATTACAACGAACACCGCCACAGTTGGACAAACTGCTGTCCCAGTGGTTGCTTTGCCATTAGGTTGGGTTAACACAGCCGAAAATTTGGGGGCAACTGCTGGTCATGAGTTAGTAACTGACGGGATTTTGTCTATCGGGGTAGTGAGTGCATCAGTAATTGACGCCAACTTTGGTATTGAACAGCCGCCTGTTACTAACAACGACAGTAGCTTGGACAATGTGAGCGGAACACCGGTAACCATCAATCCATTGACGAATGACACTGACGGTACTCCCGGAACATTGGATGGTGCAACGGTAAGTCTGGTAGCTCCGGTCACAGCAACAGGAGTTGTTACTGATGCCAACGGAGACATCACAAGTATGACAATCCCCGGCGAAGGAACATGGACAGTGAACCCAACAACGGGAGCAATTACATTCACGCCGCTTTTAACTTTTACAGGAAACCCAACGGTAATCAACTACAATGTTGAAGACAACGCAGGTAAAGTATCCAACGATGCAACGGTAACCATTACATATTTGGCACTTGTAAGTATCAGCGGAAATGTTTGGAACGATGTCAATGGCGATGCGGTGAACAGCACAGAAAATCCAATCACCGCAGGTGTGTGGGTAAACCTGGTTGACCCTGCAACAAACGACGTGATCCAATCTGTACAGGTAGATGGCAGCGGAAACTATACCTTCCCAGGTGTAGCCCAAAGCACCAGTTACCAGATAATTTTAACCAATGCCGACGCAACGGGCAACACAAACCTGACGGCTTCAACGCTTCCCGGAACTTATGTTAACACAGGAACAAATTTGGCAGGAACGGCGAGTACAGCCAATACAACAGGTGTGATCACTGTTAATTCCGGTACAACAGGTTTAACGGCACAGAACTTCGGTATTGAAATTCCACCAGTTGCAACAAACGACAATAGTTTAGGTAATGTGAACGGCACACCCGTAACTATCAATCCGCTGACCAATGACATGGATACGGCTCCTGGAACGTTGGATGCTACAAAAGTGAGCTTGGTAGCGCCAGTCACAGCAACCGGTGTTGTAATTGATGCCAACGGAGACGTTACCAGCATGACAATCTCAGGCGAAGGAACCTGGACGGTGAACCCAACAACAGGAGCAATTACCTTTACGCCGTTAGTTACTTTCACCGGAAATCCAACCGTTATCAGCTACAATGTTGAAGACAACGCAAGCAAAGTTTCGAATAATGCAACAGTAGCAATTACTTATCTTTCCCTGGTAAGTATCAGCGGAAGTGTCTGGGACGATGCCGATGGGGATATAACAGTCAACGGAACCGAAGCCGGAACCGATGCAGGTTCTGCTACCCTGACCGCTTACCTGGTCAACAGTTCAGGCAATGTAGTGAGCAGTTCTGATATTGATGCCAATGGTGTATATACTTTCACAGATGCCTTTCAGAATACAGCTTACACGGTTGTTTTAAGCAATACAGCTGGTGTCACACCGGGCAGTCCGGCACCAGCGCCTTCGCTTCCGAATGCAAACTGGGTTAATACAGGTGAGTCATTTGGTTCCGGAAATGCCGCCGGATCAGGCGTTGAAGCAAACACACCTGGTGTCATTGCTGTAACAACCTCAACAGGTAATATAACTGCTGCCAATTTCGGTATCGAACAACTGCCAGCTTCCGACAATAAAACCGGAACACTTGCAACGCAGCCTACATCTAACCAGTTTGTAACACTGGATGGTTCTCTTGCCACCGTGCCGCCATTGACAGGCAGTGACCCTGAGGATCAGCCAACAAGCGGAAACCTGGCAGGTAAAACGATTGCAATCACGTCGCTGCCAACCAACGGAGAGTTATGGTACAATGGAGAGCTGCTCACGGACGCTTCACCCGCAACCCCGTTAGTAATCCCTGACTTTGATCCGTCGCAATTGCAGATCAAACTGACAGGGACCGGATATACTTCCACGTCTTTCACTTATGCGTATGTGGATGCAGCCGGGCAAATTGACAAAACTCCTGCGACTTATACGCTCAACTGGGCTTCCCCATTACCGGTAACCCTGGCAAGCTTTACGGCTGTGAAAGAAGGAATGTCAGCGACACTGAAATGGACCACCACGGAAGAAGTAAACAGCGACTATTTTGAGATCCAGCAAAGCACAAACGGCAAAAGCTGGAACGTGCTAAGCCAGGTAGAATCGCACAAGGACAGCAAACAATTAAACACTTATACCTATACGCACAAAAGCCCGGCAGCAGGAACAAATTATTACCGTTTGAAGATGGTAGACCAGGCGTCGGACCGCCTTAATGCAACTTATGCGTATAGCACCATTCGTCAGGTTACATTTGAACCCGCAGCTAAGTTGGAAATCTACCCGAACCCGGCAAACGTACAGGTGCAGGTTCCGGGACATGAGGGAGAATCAGTAAAGGTGTATGATGGCGCTGGTATCCTTCGTCTGACAACCGTTGTGAGCAATGGACAAATCAATACGCAAAACCTTTCAAATGGTTTATACCTGATAAAAGTTGCGACAAAGGAACAAGGGACGATGACCGCTAAATTTGTAATTGTAAAATAAGGAGAAGCCCCACATATTGAGAGGGTACTGAAAAAGTCCTCTTGTATCTGAGTCAGAGAAAGGAGTAGGAAATTAAGTTTTTCTGCTCCTTTTTTGGTATCTTAAGGTGGATTTAGAAAGGGATTCAGATGTTAATTCACCAACAAAAAATTCAATTTACTGCGTTCGCCGGATTGTATGACCTGATCATTCCCAAGGACAATCTTCTTCGCAGGATTAATGAATTGATCGACTTTAGCTTCATTTATGATGAGCTTGCAGGTAAATATTGTTCTGATAACGGACGTGCAGCACAGAGCCCCGTACGGATGTTCAAATTCCTGTTGCTGAAGACAATCTACACCATTTCAGACGTAGATGTAGTCGAACGTTCCCGCTACGATATGTCCTTCAAGTATTTCCTTGGCATGGCCCCCGAGGATGAAGTCATCAATCCGAGCTCTTTGACAAAGTTTAGAAAATTGCGTTTGAAAGATGCCGACTTATTGAAGCTGTTGATAGGCAAAACAGTCTCCATAGCGATTGAAAAGGGTATTGTTTGCTCTCGATCCATTATCGTAGATGCTACCCATTCGCTTTCCAGATCTAATCCACATTCAGCCCTTAAGGTGCTTAGGGAGCATTCAAAGCTTTTACGCAAAGCCGTTTATGCTGTGGATGCTGACATTAAAGAGCGTATGCCTAAAAAGAATGATTCGGGCGAGCTCGAAAAGGAGCTTGCCTATTGTAATGAGCTTGCGAAGTGTATAGAATCGGATCAGACGTTGATCTATATCCCTGCGATCAAGGAAAAACTAAACCTGTTAAAGGAAACAATGGAGGATACTTTGGAGAACTATACGCTCTCCAAAGACAGCGATGCCAGGACGGGCCATAAATCGTCTGACAGCAAGTTCTTTGGCTACAAGACCCATATTGCCATGACAGAAGAACGTATTATTACCGCCGCAGTGGTCACCTCGGGAGAAAAGGGAGATGGTCCACAACTTCCTGAACTTTTGCAGATCAGCCAGGACAACGGCATTGAAGTAGACACGATCATCGGCGATTCAGCCTATTCGGGAAAGGATAATCTTCAACTAACCAGTGAGCAGGATATCAAGGTGGTTGCCAAGCTGAACCCTTCTATTACCCAAGGATCCAGAAAGAATGAAGACCGCTTCGATTACAACAAAGATGCGGACATGTTCGTATGCCCGGCCGGGCATCTGGCCATTCGAAAGGCACGTCAGGGAAGGAAGAATGTGGGGACAAATCAGACCTATACCTACTATTTCGATGTCGAGAAGTGTAAAATCTGTCCCTTAAGTGAGAACTGTTATAAGCGGGGGGCCAAAACGAAATCCTATTCAGTGAGCATAAAATCGGACTCGCACCTCCAACAGACAGCCTTTCAGGAAACTGACTATTACAAGCAGAAAATAAAACATCGGTATAAGATCGAAGCAAAAAACAGTGAATTAAAGAATGTCCATGGCTATGGCCGCGCAACATCTTATGGAATTGAAAATATGCAGATGCAGGGAGCATTAGCCATCTTCGCAGTAAATCTGAAAAGAATTATCAAACTTACCAACTAGGCTCGCAAAACTAAAGACAAACACTGATAAACCTAAATTCGAACATTTTGGGACGGTAGTCCATTTGCAGATCACATTTAAACAACAAAAGCGGTCAAGTAAATAAAATTTACCTGACCGCTCTGGGTAGTCCTATAATTGAGAAGCTTTTTCAGTGCCCTCCATATTGACGTGGGGTTTTTATACTAATCTCATTCATATAAAAAGGTACGGTTCAGAGCATTAAGCGCTCGGCTGTACCTTTTTTTATATAGGAAGGTTTAAAATTGTGGGGATAATAGGGATTTTATCCAAACCGGAAAGTGCTTGTTTTACAGTCTTTCCGCTTAAGAATTGCTGATCAGTACCTTACTCAAATGATCAACTTGACGTTATCTGCTGATAGTGCCATCGCTAATTTTAAGTATATACAGGTAATTTATTTAAGTGTTTCGTTGTGACAAATATTTATTGTACTGATTAAGGCAAACAAACAATGTTTACCCTAAAAACTAACAATATTTCCCGGGTTTCACAAGGCTATTTCTCCATTTATCTTTATGGGTTAGTAAACTCATCATGCGCAGGGCATGCTCATCAGGCACAATCTACTATCTGGTAACCACTATTTTTATGGAAGATTCTACAAAAAACAAATTTTATCTGCATCGCGGGTTTAACTTAAAAAAAACACCGGTAAAAAATCATTTGCTACGGCAGGTGATGATATTGCTGTTGATTTTTACCGGTCTAATGGAGGCCAATGCCGCCACTTACGTAGTTACAACTGCCAGTGACAATGCAGGAGGAACAAACCCGGCGGTAAATGCGGGTACCGGGACGTTGCGTCAGGCAATTATCAATGCCAACTCCAATGCCGGAGCCGACATTATTAATTTTAACATTGCCGGCGCTGGTGTGCAAACTCTCACTATGCTGGCGAACCTGCCGCTCATTACAGGCCCCACTACCATTAATGGTTATTCTCAAACAGGTACTGCGCAGGGCGCCATCGGAAGCCGGACGATTTTGATTCAGATTGATGGCGGATCGCAAACTACCGGCGGAACCCGGGGCGCTTCTACCAATGACGGTTTATTCCGTTTCACGGGAACTGCTGACGGATCAGTCGTTAGCGGACTTTCCATCTATAATACCGGTGATGGCAATGAGCCGATTCTCGTTGAGCCGGGAGTAAGTGGTATGAGTATCTGGGGCAATTACATAGGTGTTCTTGCAAGCGGCGTAAGCCCGGCATCATCAGCCGATTACAATGGCGATGATGGAATATTTGTTGGTCTTAATGGTACTGCAACAGGTACGTTTACAAACATTTTTATCGGGAGTGATGGAGACGGCGTAAATGACGCCAACGAGGGAAATGTGATCAGTAATTCAGCTGGTTCTACAGGCGGAGATGGAATAGAGCTCGGATTTATCGGAAGTACCTACACATTTACAAATATTAAAATATCCGGAAATTATATCGGTTTGCAGGCCGACGGGCTTACTGCCGCAGGCAATGGTCTTCCCACGATAGGAGCAGGAGAAGCCGCCGGACAGACCGGGATTGTAATGGCAGGAACGGCACTCGCTTCGTCTGTCTTAATAGGAACCAATGGTGATGGCACATCCGATGTGTTGGAACGAAACATTATTTCAGGTAATAACGGTACGGGAATTGGTGTGGTTGGCGGTATTAACAACCTGAAAATCGACGGAAACTATATTGGAACTGATAAGACAGGTTTAATTGCAGTTCCCAATGGCAAGAAAGCGAATACTGGAAGCTATCCTGGCATTACGCTGAGTACACTGGTTTCAGGGTCTAGTTCCATAATTGGCTTTGATGATGCTACACATGCAACCGCAGTGGCAAGTGTGGTAAGAAATATTGTTTCGGGTAACTGGACTTCCGGAATTTTGGTAGTTGATGGGGTGAGCGGCGCGGTAGTTCGCATTTCCGGAAATTATGTGGGCGCGAGTTTAACAGGCAACGTTGCGCTGGGTAACGGGCAGGGTGGGGGAACGTTGTCCGGAACTGGCATTGATATCAACAATGCACAGGGCGTTTTGATAGGTACGGATGCGGATGGTGACGACGATGTGCTCGAAAGGAATATTATTACCTCTGCAATAAACAGCCGGGGAGTTTATCTTAGAGGTGCAACGGCAACTACGATCGTTGCAGGAAACTATATCGGCGTGGGTGCAGATGGCACAACGGCGCTGGGAAACTCAAAGGAAGGAATCCGGATAGGTTCTACTACAACGATTTCGACGAATAACCGTATCGGCTCAAACGACGACGGAACCAACGATGCAACCGAAGCAAATATCATTGCCAACAATGGTACGGACGCGAGTGTAGCGGCAAGCAGGTCCGGTGTAATTGTGGTTAGTCCGGCAGGCAGCGGATCCACCGGGAACAGGATATCCAGGAACTCTTTTTACAACAATAAAGGACTTCCAATCGACCTGAACGATAATGGAATGACGCTTAACGACGGTGTCACGACTGCAAATACCGGAAACCTGTCGCTGGATTATCCGGTTATTACAGGCTTCACTTTTTCTGGTACTACCATTTCAGTAGCAGGTTATGTCAGCACTTGTAACGGCAACGAAAGTACCGCCGGTGCGAGCATTGCAGGAAATAAAGTAATCCAATTTTACAAAATTGCTGACGATGGTGACCAGAATGGTGCATTAACGAATGGCGTTTGTACGCGGGTGGTGTCTCATGGAGAAGGTGTTCAATATCTGGGAAGTATAACCGCCATTGTTAATGCATTTAATACTTCATTTACACTGGTTAGTGGTGCAAGTTTTGCCATTGGTGATAAAATAACCGCCATCGCCATTGACGCGAGTGGTAACACCTCTGAATTTGGTGTATTGGCTTCACAAATACAAGTGAGCGGTAATGTATATGCTGATGCAGACGGCCTTATCGATGGCACTGTTGATGGAACCGGTACAAACGGTGGTGCTGTGAACGCGATTTTATACAATAACACCACCAACACAGTTGCAGCCATTATGGCCGTTCCTGCAACAGGTATTTATGGTTTTGGAGTAAACGCAACACCTGGAAACAGTTTCACGGTTTATCTTACAACCAATACGGCTACGGTCGGTTCGGCAACAATTCCTGTTATTGCGCTTCCTACGGGCTATGCAAGTACGGGTGAAAATCTGGGTGCCGCAGCAGGCAGCGACGGTACCGTTAATGGTATATTGTCACTGGGACCAGTAAACACAACAGTCGATAATGCCAATTTTGGGATCGAACGACGACCGACCGGAACCGCCGCATCCGCTGCGTCTCAGCCAAATCCCGGAGGTACAGCAACTGTGGCGATCCCATCTACGGTTTTCAACGGTACAGATGTGGAAGATGGTGGTGCGTATGCCAGTAATCTTTCCGGCCGGACTGTCATTTTAAACCCCGCAACCAACGGAACACTTTATTACAATGGCGTTGCAGTATCCGCGTCCACCTCATTCACGAATTTCAATCCGGCCCTGGTTTCTATGGATCCGACGGGTACTACGAGTACTGCTTTAAGCACGTCATTCACTTACAATGTGGTTGACAATGCCGGTATACCTTCGTTAAATATCACAGTTACAGTTCCGGTTACTGCGGCCGCGCGATTAATAAGCGGTACGGTTTGGAATGACGTAAACAGCGATGCCGTTAATTCTGCAGAAGCATTTACCAACGCAGGAAGTATTTATGCCAACCTTGTAAATTTCACTACAGGTGCAGTGATCCAATCCGTATTGGTGGACGCCACAACCGGTGCTTATAGCCTTGGAGGTGCCGGCAGTACTGCATATAACATTGTATTGACGGACGGCTCACGCGCGGTCGGCACCGTGTTAAGCAGCGGTAGCTTACCTAACGACTGGGCCAATACAGGCGTGAACATCAGCGGTGTTTCCAACTCACTAAATCAGACCGGCGTAATATCTGTTGCATCAGGCACGGGTGCTTTGGCCAATCAGAACTTTGGTGTAAAACAAATAACAAGTCTTTCACAAGATCCCTGCGCAGCGACTACTACGCAATATGACGGTCTTATTGGCGGATGGCATAACACGCTGGCAAAAAATTCAAGTGGAGGTTACACAACCTGGGGGCAATACCAGCAACCAGGCGGTTACGATGGGAATGATGCCAATGGACAGTTGTCCCCGGCTGACGTTACTCCTGCCAACGGTTACAACTATACGGGAGATGTGATCCTGGCAACCTTGGGTACCCAAGGTCGTGAAAGTCTTTCCTTTTTACTAACTACAACTGGCTTGTACGCATGGGGTTATGACAACATTATTATCGCCGGAAGCATCACCTCGAACAATGCAAGCCTGGGTGTTCCGTTTCAAAAAATAGCAGTAAACAGCAAAGCGGATGGTTTGCCAACCGGCGTTAGTCCGACCGACGTAAAAATGATGACGGCAAATGGTTCGGGACTTACAATCCTTACCAATGCGGGTACTGTTTATACATTGAGCCATTTCAGTAATAGCTGGGGAGATGGCACTGCACCAGTTCGTGCAGCTGGTACAAGTGCAGTTTGGCATCAGGCACTTACTGCGGCAGCCACGCCACTTACGGGAGTTGTTGTTTTAAGAGCAAGCGGCGGCGGTGTGTTCGCAATCACAAGTGGGAACGACTGGTACACATGGGGGATTAACACGTATCTGGGTACAGCAGGCAGCGGTCCAACTGCACGTGGTTACGCGACGCTGATGACAAAACCAGCTGCGTTTACCAGTTTAAGTGACGTTAAAATGATCGCCATAACGCACAGTTCACATACCAGTCCGTTTTATCTTGCTTCATACTATGTGCTTCACAATACAACAAAGCGCATTTATGTATTGGGTAAAAATGACGAGGGCCAGTTGGGAACAGGAAATACAACCGATGCTCAGACATGGACAAATGTGGTACAGACCGTTTCCGGAAGCTTACCCCTGGAAAATGTTAATTTTATCAGTGCCAATGATAATGACGAATTTCATCCTGCAGCCGGAGCAATTTTAACGACCGGTACGTTGCTTCTTTGGGGAAATAACAACGAGGGTATGATTGGTGCGCCACTTGCAACTACTAACTCTAACCGTCCGCGTGTTCCTGACGGCTTTACAGTTGGAACCGATATCGCACGTTATGTAGAAGTAGGAGGTCACTTTACTGAATATTACAAACAAGGAGCAACCCAGCCTTGCTACACAGGGCACCACATCGGTGGTTCGGCAGGAAACGGTACGGCTACCGACGCTCAGCAAATAGGTTTTGGTTGCAATCTGACCTTAACAGCACCACTTTGCCCCTCCTATGACGCGACTGTGGTTCTGCTAAATGTGACCGGAAGTGTTTTCAATGATGCCAATGGTTTAAATGCAACTCCTGTTAATACCGTTGACGGACCGGTTACCAATGCGGGAGGATTGAACGCGGTTTTGGTTGATGCAGTAACCGGAAACGTGGTTGCGGTGGTTGCAATAGGTGCGGGCGGAACATACAGTTTCGATGTGGCCGCAGGGAATTACAATGTAGAAATTACAACCAACACCGCTACGGTTGGTAGCGCGGCACCTGCTGTTGCGCTACCGGTTGGATGGGTAAGTACGGGTGAAAATCTGGGTGCGACAGTTGGTAACGATGGAGTAGTAAATGGTATTTTGCCTTTGGGAACAATTTCAGCAAACGTAACCAATGCGAACCTCGGAATCGAGCAGCCACCAGTAGCCGTTGCCGACAACAGTACGGGCAATGTGAACGGAACAGCGGTAATAATCAACCCGCTAACCAATGATACCGATGCAACGCCGGGAACAACAGATCCAACAACTGTAAGTCTGGTTCCACCAGTTGGTTCGACGACCAATACAACGGATGCGAACGGAGACATTACTTCGGTAACAGTTCCAGGCGAAGGAACATGGACAGTTGATCCAACAACAGGAGCGATCACTTTCACC from Dyadobacter sp. NIV53 carries:
- a CDS encoding T9SS type A sorting domain-containing protein → MGPTIVPPITLNDNPTQTPLVDIGASQSGRLWAVGSTNNTLYYRDLETAAWIATSVTNVSHVDGGPGNTCFAVTTAGLVIAFDGTTVTQLSTSNASYGGNNAFDIGSAWDSRPYITTAAGTAPARTIWRYSGSGTVWALVESTPTTNNLQIDGNPSTGGAVVVKSTNVVSSITSAGVATNLAKPASSTMALGDIAVSGTGRIFLSSASTVTPGNNKYIFEWTSGTTWATPELLSRGYADRITVGIADQIWGVGLSQPTAANVYTRVFDGTTISWLNDERVHTSPTNSNSEMIAVAPGTYTVTETLPGGWDLQSIYMYDPTSNSSIDVVNNKAMFNVAAGEIVHAIFENGLIVSTAMTNSCTSAYLETFGTGPVDTYGPELIGQTDYHYGTTTSVGSFTDYYKVIGNSKNLFNGTSFFDHTVGDGQGRMMAVDGNDEPDVFFRRRFTDLIPGQKYDFSAWAASIGSGATKPNIAFLVIDPATNTVLGNNSTGPIDYIAAAPWQKFTLSFVATTTIVDLVLQNNANGGNGNDLAVDDISFAISPAAIPITTVVNATCGTSTGSITVTSPVGSSFEYSQDGFATLPQSSPLFSSLTPGIFTISARYVGTTDCLSSKTDTVKVTICGSVFDDANGDAINNSENPITTGVWVNLVDPATNAVLQSVLVDGSGNYNFGGLLPSTDYKIILTETDQSANTNLTVSDLPGTYVNTGTNLNGTVITANQTGVITVNTGTTGLTAQNFGIEQPPVAVDVASATQPNPGGSGKVVVPTLNGTDPEDGTYNGTSLTNTIKIQVLPTDGTLYYNGVAVTAGQVIPTYNPALLTLDPNDGVTSVTFTYSEVDAANQVSPPATVTMPFTTATAFACSSNAYQVAGNAGGSSTLYSYNVNTGVRTSIAVYATPISLNNLGYNIADNMIWGFNQDPAKRQVVRLDAAGVMTSFTIPNLPTNVVFNVGDVMTGGYLFLYINGGTRYYVVDINPAHANYLQLVDPTAAYIVDLAPFGNAVSPIALADMTYDPTTNLLYGVVSPTATNAFKIASLNPVTGTVTYSATAITGSTIQTETNAFGSVFNDINNNVFYAFANALGKYYRIDLATNTATLLSSSASANNNDGASCPTAVLSYAISGNVFNDANGLNPTPTNTVDGLGTNAGGLNAILYDISTGRVAAITPVNADGTYSFGATPGDNYSVYITTNTATVGQTAVPVVALPLGWVNTAENLGATAGHELVTDGILSIGVVSASVIDANFGIEQPPVTNNDSSLDNVSGTPVTINPLTNDTDGTPGTLDGATVSLVAPVTATGVVTDANGDITSMTIPGEGTWTVNPTTGAITFTPLLTFTGNPTVINYNVEDNAGKVSNDATVTITYLALVSISGNVWNDVNGDAVNSTENPITAGVWVNLVDPATNDVIQSVQVDGSGNYTFPGVAQSTSYQIILTNADATGNTNLTASTLPGTYVNTGTNLAGTASTANTTGVITVNSGTTGLTAQNFGIEIPPVATNDNSLGNVNGTPVTINPLTNDMDTAPGTLDATKVSLVAPVTATGVVIDANGDVTSMTISGEGTWTVNPTTGAITFTPLVTFTGNPTVISYNVEDNASKVSNNATVAITYLSLVSISGSVWDDADGDITVNGTEAGTDAGSATLTAYLVNSSGNVVSSSDIDANGVYTFTDAFQNTAYTVVLSNTAGVTPGSPAPAPSLPNANWVNTGESFGSGNAAGSGVEANTPGVIAVTTSTGNITAANFGIEQLPASDNKTGTLATQPTSNQFVTLDGSLATVPPLTGSDPEDQPTSGNLAGKTIAITSLPTNGELWYNGELLTDASPATPLVIPDFDPSQLQIKLTGTGYTSTSFTYAYVDAAGQIDKTPATYTLNWASPLPVTLASFTAVKEGMSATLKWTTTEEVNSDYFEIQQSTNGKSWNVLSQVESHKDSKQLNTYTYTHKSPAAGTNYYRLKMVDQASDRLNATYAYSTIRQVTFEPAAKLEIYPNPANVQVQVPGHEGESVKVYDGAGILRLTTVVSNGQINTQNLSNGLYLIKVATKEQGTMTAKFVIVK
- a CDS encoding IS1182 family transposase; the encoded protein is MLIHQQKIQFTAFAGLYDLIIPKDNLLRRINELIDFSFIYDELAGKYCSDNGRAAQSPVRMFKFLLLKTIYTISDVDVVERSRYDMSFKYFLGMAPEDEVINPSSLTKFRKLRLKDADLLKLLIGKTVSIAIEKGIVCSRSIIVDATHSLSRSNPHSALKVLREHSKLLRKAVYAVDADIKERMPKKNDSGELEKELAYCNELAKCIESDQTLIYIPAIKEKLNLLKETMEDTLENYTLSKDSDARTGHKSSDSKFFGYKTHIAMTEERIITAAVVTSGEKGDGPQLPELLQISQDNGIEVDTIIGDSAYSGKDNLQLTSEQDIKVVAKLNPSITQGSRKNEDRFDYNKDADMFVCPAGHLAIRKARQGRKNVGTNQTYTYYFDVEKCKICPLSENCYKRGAKTKSYSVSIKSDSHLQQTAFQETDYYKQKIKHRYKIEAKNSELKNVHGYGRATSYGIENMQMQGALAIFAVNLKRIIKLTN